CGCCTGGCTGGGGGCGGGGGAGATTCCGGGCCTGTGCTCGGCGGCGAAGCAGACCGACGTTGCTGCGAGTAAGTGGGAACGAATGTGCCGCTGCGGGCCGCTCGTGCGAGTTTCGACAGGTAGCGGATGGGGTTGCGAATCGGAGCGCGCTCTCTGTCCTCCAGGCATCCGGCAAGCTCATCGAGAACCTGCTGGGCCATTCCTGGCTCGAGCTCACCGAGGCAGAGGTGGGCCAGTTCACGCTGATCCTTGGTGAGTTGCCGCGGGTACTCCAGGGGCGCCTGTGGTTCCTCGGCAGTGCCACTCCCCCCAGACCCCCCTGTAGTTGTTGTGTTGTTACTACTACTACTACCACTACTACCCGTGCGCGCGCGTGAGCGGTTAAGTTGCTTAACATGGGTGGAAGTTGTTGATTTTTCGGGGCTGTCATCCGGGTTAAGTTGCTTAACCCGGTGCTCGTTGCCCGAGTTAAGCTCGTTAACCCGGGTGTCCGGGTTAATCTGGTGAACCTGGGTGCGAGTCGTTTCGGCCTTTCCTGCAGCCTCATTCCGGTTCGGTTCGCGTGGTCCGTGGTGTGCACGGAGTGCGTCGCCGAAGGCGCCGGTCGCGAAAGCGTCCGAGTTCGCCTGGTGGGCGGAGAGCCGGAGTTCGAATCGGGTCGTGATGTCCTGCGCCTCCACGGGTTCAGTGCCGTCCATCAGACCGGCCTGGATGGTGGCGAGGACTGCTTCGGCAACCATCCGCACGCGGGAGTGATAGTGGTTGCACATCTCCCGGACGAAGCCCACGTACCCCTCGTCGAGTTCCATGGCCTCGGCGAGGCAGACCGGTTCGTCGTGGAGCGCGTAGATGTTGCCGCGATACCGTCCCTTCTCGTCGCGTACCTGGCGGCATAGCGAGATCCAGCGCGTGACACGGAGCAGGGCGATGGAAGCGGCGATGGTTGGCTTGCTGCCGACGCCGGCGGCAGCGAAGTCGTCGTACGACGGGAAGGCAGCCGGTGTCCGTGGGTCGCTGTGTGCCTTGATGACCATCCAGGCGATCTTGTCCCTGGCCTCAAGGGCCGGGTCGTACAGCAGGCGTCGGGGATGTGTGTCCTGCCAGTTGCCGGCATAGAGGACGGCGCCGCCTTCGCTGACGGCTGTCTCCGCAGAGGTCGGTATCTCGCACAGCTGACGCGCCGCTTCGGCCATTGCTCCCTGAAAGTTCGTGCCACGGGCGGAGGAGGGTGATTCGCTCATCATGACCTACTCCTCCTGCGCCGCGTGGTGTGTGACCAGGGGGACCACGTCCGGCGGTCCGGCACCATTGCCGCTTGCCGCCTGGATGGCCCGGCTTTCCTGGACGAGGCGCCAGACCGCCTGGGCCGAGACGTCGCAGTCGCGCGCGACCCGGAGATGGCGCTCGGGCTCATCCAGATCCGCGTGCGCCTGCCACAGCCGCCAGATACGGTCCTCTTTGGTGGGCGGCAGCCGTGGTGGCCGCCCCTGGGGACGTTGAACGCCGAGCATCCGTCGACGGCGGCACACTTCGCCCGGGGTAAGGCCGCACAGGGCATGCAGCATTTCGGTGCCGGCGCCCTGGCGAATCAGGTCGTCCTGGGTGCACTCGGTGCGGGCTTCGTCCCGGGCATGAGTGAGTGCGTGGTTCAGACAGCGGTGATCCACGGCCACGTCCAGGAAGTGCGTACCCATACGCGCGAGATGGTGAAGCTCGCCGACGGTCATCTGCTCCATGGCCCGGATCTCGTCGGGCTCGAAACCAAGGTCGGAGACGGCGTTGAGATCTCCGGTTTTCAGTTTGTCCACGGCGAAGCGAATCACTTGGTAAGCCAGTTCCGTGCTCATGTCCGATCCCTCCAGATGTCCATGCCCTGCCGCTGGGCGCTCCGTGCGATTTGGCGGCAGATGCGCATGAGGGTCATCAGGTCGTCGAAGTCCGTGTCGGGGGTCTCCGGGTGCGAGAAGAACTCCGTGGCCGCCGTGGTGAGGTACGGGTAACCGACGCGATAGTGGACGGCACGGTGGTTGTTCTCTTGCAGCATCCGGCCCAGCTCGAACCGCTCCGGGAAACTCCCGCGGGCCTTGCTGTCGTCCATGGCCTCGGACCACACGACCAGCAGCCACCACACCCAGCCGCGGCGTGCCCCCTGGGGATCCTGCGGCTCCCGGAGCACGTCCTCCGGGGGCGGCAGATCCATGAGGAACCCCATGCCGCGGTCCCAGGAGTTCATGTAGATGTCCAGCCGGTATCGGCGGGCGACGCGTTCGGCCACCGCACGGGCGCGCTTGCGTAGTTCGCCGACGTCCGTGCCGGTTCCCGAGTCTTCGTGTTCGACAGGTGTCGGTTCTGGCTCGCTAGTGGATTCCGACAGTGCGGGGCCGGAAGGTGTGGGCGCCGTATGCGGCGTTTCCGTGTTTTCATGAACTGGAGGTGGTTCATTGTCGGAATCCGGTGATGCTGCGGACTTGTCGCCCGTGGATACCGGGGACTGAGTGGTAGCGTCGTTCTGGGAAGCACCTGATGAAACAGCTTCTGTTTCGGGGCCCGAAGCCTTTGGCGGCCGCGAGTCACCAGTAGGCGGGACGTCGCGACTGTTGTCCGCCCGCGTCCGCTGGAGACGCGTCTCAAACTCCATGCGAACCCGCCTCAACGGAAGGTCCAGGGCAGTGGCCAGTTCCCGCTCCAGTTCTTCGCGACCAATGCTCACGTCCCAGTCCGGGCCGTCGGTCGCCTGCAGGGCCTGGGTCCAGAGCGGCTCCAGGAGCTCCTCGTCGTAACCGTGCTCTGTCCAGAGTTCAGAGGTGACCTGGTGCAGTCGGCGAAGTTCTTCGACCGCCGGCCCTCCAAGCCCAGCCCCTAGCGCCTCAGGGATCGCCGGGAGGAGTTGGGTCGCGGCGTATTCGAATCGGGAGAGCAGGCGGCGGGAGACCGTGTAGCCCACTTGCTCCAGCCGCCGCTGGAACTCGGAGCGATTCAGGCGTTCGCCCGCCTCACGCTCGAACTCCGCCCGCAGTTCTTCCAGGCCCACGGCCTTGTCGATCAGGGTCATTTCCCCGCGCAGCTCGTTCTCGACAAGGTGGCCGACGAGAACTTGGGCATCGTCCTGCCAGGGATGATAAAGGCAGTGGATGCGGCGGAAGGCCTCATCCCCCGTTTCTTCGTGGAGTTTTTGAAGGATTTTCAGGCGCGTGTTCCCGCCGGCGCGAATCATGTAGAGCTCATCACCCGGCCTCCGCGTGATTTCGAGCGCGTTGTTGAGGCCGCGCTGAGCCCGTATTGACGCCTTGATCTCCGAGTAGCGGGGGTTCAGTTTCCTTCGCGGGTTTCGGTCGTACGGTTTCACCTGGTCGATATCGAGGACCATCTGCGTGACGGTGACCGGCTCACCGGGGGCAAGTTCGCGGGCGGATTGCCCGAAATGCCCCTGGTAGAGGGTCTGTCGCAGCTTGCCGCGGTCGATTTCCTTAGCCATGGCTCTCGACCTCCCTGTCATCATCGACCAGATGGGGGAGGCACTCGGCGGCGAGCGCACGCATGGTCTCGGCCGCTGCGGGTGTCGGACCGGAGCGTCGCGTCTCCCAGCGATGCACGGGGATCTGATGGGTAGCCGCTTCCCGGTACGCCACCGTGGCGGGTACCGCTGTATCCAGAACGGTGATCTGCCCCCGGCTCGGGCCGTAGGATTCTCGACGCAGTTCGTCGGCGATGACCCGAGCGTCGGCCGTCCGGTCCATCCGGTAGAGCATGCCGCGGAGCGGGCCGATGGGCGCGCCGAGGGCGGCCATCGGCCGCAGTCGTTCCAGCATGGTCACCGTGCCGCGCGCGAACTCCCGAGCTGACAGGATCTCCGGTGGAATCGGTGAGAGCAGGAGGTCGGCGGCGAGAACAGCCGCATCCTGGAGTGGGCCGACTGCGCCCTGGGTATCGATCAGGATGGCGTCATAGATCTCGTCGTAATCCGAGAGGATATGCCGGAGCCGCACGCGACCATCCGGTGTATGCAGAATCCAGTTCTGGAGTGCGCCGTCGGGGTCGTTGGAGAGCACGACGTCCAGCGTGCCTCGGCCTTCGGCCTCAAGCGCCGTGGTGCTCACCGTGGAGCCGGTTTCGCCGGCCGTGATGAGTTCCGTGAGCCCGTAATCGGATTGTTGCGCCAGCGGGAAGTAGCTGGACAGCGTTGGTTGGATATCGGCGTCGATCAGAAGCACCCGGTAGCCCAGGTCCGCGATGTACGCGCCGAGGTTGGCCGTGACGGTCGTCTTCCCGACGCCGCCCTTGGTCGAAGTGACGGTCAGCTTGATTGCCATATCAGCCTCCACAGAGCTAGTTGCTTGCCTAGCTCCGGGGAGGAGATACCGTGGTTTCTCGTTACGAGAATTCGTAAGCTATTGATTTAGCTTCGTAATCAGTAGGTCGGCGGTTCGATTCCGTCCACCGGCACCATAAAATCAACAATATAGGTCGGGCACTGCCATCCACGAACGTCTACGGGGCTCTAGCCGAAAAGACTCGGCATGGGAGCCTGGCCTTCCCGGCGAAGTGGTAGAGAATGAGCCTGGCGGCCCCCAGATCGGCCCTTGGGGCGGCTCGGTGGAGGGCTTCTTCGCCGTTGGCCAACGGTCCGTCTGCTTCTGCGTACTGCCCCGACATTAAAAGCGTTTTGCTATTGGGACTGTCGGTCCAAATGTGGATACCCGGAGATTGGGCCGTGCAGGTTACGTCCCCGAGGGCGGACAGGCGTCGATCCCGTACAGAACCAGCGCAAATGGCCCGGCCTGCTTGCCGGAGATGAACAGACTGAGCGACGCGATACGTGCAGGATCCAGCGCCGGGGCGTCGGGCAGAGTGCGGCCCCGGAAGGATGGAACGAACCCGGCGAACGGCAGCATGATCGGCTCCCGGCAATCGGCCGTGGTCGCAAACGCGTGCTGATACACCGGGGCGTTGCGGTCCCACGTCATGCGCAGGCCCAGCTTGTACTCCTTGCCGTCGCCGCGGACGTCCAGCACCACGCCGTCGTGGCCCGACAGATCCAGGGTGGGAACGTCGCATTTGACCGAGGCAAAGCCGCCGCCATTCGCCAGGCTGACCTCACCCCGGAAGACACTGCTCTCGGCGTCCAGCGGCTCCACGGCCCCGGTGGACTGGCCCCCCATGACCGGGTCGCCCACGGACACCCATTGGGCGGGCCCCGCCTGCAGACCGAAGCGTGCAACTGCGACCATGCATCCTCCTCGGGCGTGCCCGGTTGCCAGGCTGTTCGCGGAGCAGTGTATTCTGCGCGCTTGCCGGAATCGATCCATCCTGCTCACCGGGAGCCGCCATGGGGTTAGCAACCGTCCACCATCCGGGCTACACCATCGATCTGCCCGACACGCATCCGTTCCCCATGCGCAAGTTCCGGGTTCTGCGGGAACAGCTCGCGGCCGCGCCGTATGCGCGTGTGGCGGAGTGGCTGCAACCGGAGCCGGTGGATCTGGCCCTGCTCACCCGTGTGCACACGCCGGAGTACATCGATGCGTTCCTGAATGGTCGGACCGAGCGCGCCGCCCAGCGGCGGACGGGGTTCCAGTGGTCAGAGGACCTGGTGGCCCGGGTGCGTCTGGAGACCGGTGGCACGGTGCGCACGGTGCAGGCGGCCCTGGAGTGCGGAATGGCCCTGAATACGGCCGGCGGCACCCACCATGCGCACGCCGATGCCGGCAGCGGTTACTGCCTCATCAACGACATCGCCGTAGCCGCCGTCCATGCCCTGGCGAGTGGCTGGGCGCGGCGCATCCTGGTGGTGGATCTGGACGTGCACCAGGGTGATGGCACCGCCGGGTTGCTCCGGGATGAGTCCGCGGTGTTCACGTTCTCCATGCATGCCCGCACCAACTTCCCGGCACGCAAACGCGCAAGCGATCTGGACATCGCGCTGGATAAAGGGGTCGCGGACGGCGAGTACATGGACACGCTGGAACGCACGCTGCCTCGGCTGCTGTCGCAGGTGCGCCCGGAGCTGGTGATCTACGACGCGGGGGTGGATGTGCATGCGCAGGACCGCCTGGGCCACCTGAACCTCTCCGACGCGGGCATCACCCGGCGCGATACCTATGTGCTGCAGACGTGCCGCGAGAGCGGCATTCCCGTGGCGGGGGTCATCGGCGGCGGTTACGACCGCGACATCGACGCACTGGCACATCGCCATGCGCTGCTGTTTCACGCCGCACAGGGGGTGTGGCACGCCTCCTAGCCGTGAGAAGCGGGCGGCAACTGGATCTAGTTCCGACGCCGGTCCCACGCTCGTTCGGCGGCTGCCGGGCCAGTGGCAGCTCGGGGTCGGTGGCCTGCATGTACCGCGGGGGATGAGTTTGACGCAGTCGGTGACTTGGCCCGTATCAGCGCTGGCTACAGCATCGCCCGCGCCTCAGTCCAGATTTGGGTGACAAGCTCGCCAGCGGGTTTCGCAGCAGCCATGGCCGCCGACTGTCCTGCCCACGCTTGCATGCGACGAATATCGTTAGCGGCTGCGCCGGCTTGCTTCATGGCCCCGATCAGGCCTCGCTGGATGGGGTAGGGGGCCGGCGCTTGTGCCTCGGGGGCCGCCATGGCGCGCACGAAATCGGTGTCAATGGAGCGGCCCGCCCGGCCGGTGAAAGCGCGGGTGAGCACCGTGTTCTCCGGTTCCAGGTGCTTCAGCGCATTGGCCCAGCTGGCGTGCGTTTCCGCCTCCGGGCAACGCAGGAAACCCGTTCCCATGATGGCGGCGCTTGCGCCGAGGGTGAGCGCCGCGGCGACCCCTCGGCCGTCCGCAATGCCGCCGGCGGCGATAACGGGGATGTCCACGTGATCGGTAATCCGCGGCAGCAGGGCGAAAAGCCCGACTGACTGGCGTTCGCCGCGGGCCGGATCAAAGGAACCGCGATGGCCGCCGGCCTCGGCACCCTGGGCAATAATTGCATCGGCACCAGCCTCCTGCGCCTGCTGCGCCTCTTCGAGGGTGGTGGCTGTTGCAAACCAGCGAATGCCTGCCTGCTTGAAGCGCTCCACGAACTGCGGCGGGAACAGCCCCATGATGGAAGAGACGACGGGCGGCTGTGCCTCCAGGAATGCTTCGCACTGCGCCTCGAAGCCCGGGAGCGGAAGGTCCGCCGCGGATTCGGGGACCTCGGGTCCCCAGTTTGCGAGGAAAGCGCGCATGCGCGCTTCCGCGGCTGTGTCACGGTGTGCCGGCGGATCGGGAATCCAGACATTGAGCTGGAACGGACCGCGACTGTCGGCGCGGAATCCGTTCACCCACTCGTGTATGCCCTCAGGGGACGTCAGTAGCGCGCCCATCGCTCCCATGCTGCCGGCGTTGGCGACGGCGACCGAGAGGCTCACCGGGCAGGCGCCGGCCATGGGTGCGAGGAGGACGGGGACATCGAGCCCGTACGCGTCACAGAATTGTTCGGCGCGCTCGAGCGGGCTGATAGCAGGCGTTGGATGTCGTGACGGGCGCATTGGTAGTTCCTTGTGGCGCGGGCGGCCGACGGTGGCCCTCGTAAGCGACTTGATCCGGTACATCCACCGTGATGTGATTCAGGACTTCCTTGGGATGAGCTGTTTAGACGAGCGGTGAGCGTCCCATGTTCGAACTGGATGAGGGTAGCATGGCGGAGTCCGATCTGTTCCGCGAGGGAGTGGCGTTACATGCCGGCGGCCTTGCAACCCCGATTACTCCTTCAGCAGCGCCCTGTATCCATACGCCATGCCCAGAGCTGACGACCTGAAGCCTCATGTTGCCCCGTACTCCGAGCGGGCCCGAGAGTTCTTCCAGCAGTACGAGTCGATCCGGTTCGAGGAAGCGCATGCGCCGTGGTTGCAGTGCATGCCGGAGTCGCCGGGATTGGCCCTGGATGTCGGTTCGGGCAGTGGTCGTGATGCCCGCGCGCTTGCTGCACGGGGGTGGCGCGTAACCGCCGTAGAGCCGGCGGCTGGTCTGCGCGACCTGGCCGTTGCCGCAACTCGCGATGTATCCGGTGTGGAGTGGGTCGACAGCGCACTCCCGGAGCTTGCAGGCGTTGCTCCCGAAGGAGATGGGTTCGGTCTGATCCTCCTTTCCGCAGTGTGGATGCACTTGGTCCCGGAGGCCGGTCCGCGCGCGATGCTGCGGCTTGCCGAGCTGTTGGCACCACAGGGCGTGGTTGTGATGACTCTGCGCCATGGGCCGTCGCCGGATGAACGACAATTCCACCCCTGTGATCGAGAGGTACTGGAAGAGCTTGCCCGGAAGTGCGGACTTGCCGTGCGGTTTGAAAACCGTGCCGACGACCAGTTGGGCCGCGACGGCGTGCGCTGGGAGACGGTTGTTCTCGGCTGGTCCTGAGTCTATCCCTGCAGCCGCAGCGTGACACTCATGGGCGCTGTGCCGGTGTGGGACTCGTAGTCCACCGGGCCCAGGTACTGGAACGGGGCTGCCTTGCCGTCGGGGCCAAGCTTGTTCTCGCGCACGAACAGGTGAATGGTGATGCCGCGACGGGTATGTTCGATGATTACCCGGCCCCGTTTGCTCTGCGGGGTGGTGCTGTTCTGCGTCTGCCAGTGGAAGGTGCGTTCGTCGATGAAGTAGTCCTGGTAGCGGTGGTCTTCGCCCTTGCCCTGTTTGTTCAGGGTGACCAGTAGCACGTGCGCCTTTTGCTCCGGGAGCACGATATGGCCGCTGTTCCAGCTCCCGGGGTTGAATGTGGTACCGAAAAGCTCCGGGATGTCCTCGCGCATGAGCCACTGCCCCACCGCCAGTTCCAGTGGATCAAGTACGGCGCGCAATCGCGCACGGCTGCGCATGCTGTCGTCGGCGATGACGTCGTCGTAATCGGGATTGGTTGCCTTGAGGACGTAACGGCCATCGGCTGCTTTGGTGACGACACGCAGCAGATACTGGCTGTCGCCAGTTTCGTCCTGGCGCTCGATGACCACGGTGTCGCCGGTGATGGATCCTGCACTGCCGGGGGTGACGTGCTCCAGCAGGAGGTAATCGCCGTCATGAACGGGGTTGCGACCGCCGTTCATGGACTCCCCGGACGCCCGGGCGATGAAGTGTCGTTCGGGGTCGATGCGACCGTGACCGGGGCCGACGGTACGGTACTCCTCGGCATCGGCGCGTCCGCTCTTGAAGTGGCCGCAGGCCACGCGGATGTTGGGAAAGTAGGGGAGTTCCGGCCGCGACGATGCTCCTGGGAACGGCACGACGGTTCCGGAGCCCTCTGGGGTGTGCGGTAGCCGCTGCTCCCGATAGCGGGCCAGCCGGTAGTCCACGATCTCCTGCAGCATGGCGGCGAATGCATCCAGCTGCTCGGATGCGACGACTCGCGCAGGAGTGAACCGGCCCTCACGCAGCGTGAACCAGGACTGCTTCTGCTTGCCCTGATTGCCCCCGGTCCAGGCGTTGATGGGGTTCCTTTGCCAGTACGCGCGCCAGGCCTCCGGGTCGATGCTGTCCAGCGCGTCGAACTGGCCCTCCAGGTCGGCAGCCAGATCGGGTCGCCGGCGCAGAACGTCCAGGGACGCCGTCGCCAGCGCATCCACCGTCGGCGGGTCCTGGAAGCCATCGATCTCCAGCAGCGCCTCCAGCAGCACCATCTTGAACGACTTGGTCATGGCGGTGGTTTCAACTTCCCGGAAGAAGTCGCCGTGGGCGGCCAGGCAGGCCTGCTCCGTGGAGTCGAGATCGCCGCACTCGTCCACGAATGCCCACCAACTTCCGTACTGGCGTCGAAGCTGCTCCATGGCGATGCCGGAGCGGTAGAACTCCAGCAGAGTCGGACGCCGGCCCATGCTTGCCTTGAGGCCGTCGTACTCGTCGGCGATGCCGGATGGATTCAGCGACTTCAGAAACTCGATGAGCTGCAGGTCGTAGTTCACATAGCAACCCGGCGGGAGCTCGATGGTCTGCTTCTCTGCGCGTTCGGCGAATGCAGCAAGGGCACTGCGTGTGCCGGCGACCTCGAACAGTGCCTGCGGCTTGTTGAGAAACCCGCGGTGGTTGCCGATGAAGTCGAGAATGGTCAGGCGCTCCTTGTTCGGAGCGGGGCGCAGCCCACGGCCGATCTGCTGCAGGAACAGGACCTTGGAGTCCGTGGGGCGCAGCATCATGACGGTGTCGATGTCCGGCACGTCCACGCCTTCGTTGAACAGGTCCACGGAGAAGATGACCTGCGTGGCGCCGTTGCGGAGCTGGTCCACTGCCTCATGCCGGTTGATTGCCGAGCGCGAATGGACGGCAACGGCACTGACGCCCGCTCCGGCGAACTGCTCCGCCATGAAGTCGGCATGGCTCGTGGATACGCAGAACGCGAGTGTGCGATGGCCCGCCTTGTCGCGCCACTCGCGCAGGGCGTGGCGGGCTCGGGCCAGGGTCGCGAGCCGGGTGCTCAGGGTCGCCGGGTCGAAGCGCCCGTTGCGCCACGGGATCTCTTCGTAGTCCACGTTCTCATCGAAGATCCCGTAGTAGGAGAACGGGCACAGCAGGTTCGAGCGGACGCCGTCGAACAGGTTGCGTGTGTAGACCAGGTTGTCGTCGCACAGCGCCAGAATGTCGGCCTGGTCGGAGCGGTCCGGTGTGGCCGTAAGCCCGAGCAGAAAGCTGGGTGCGAAGTGCTGCAGCAAGCGGCGGTAGGTGCCGGCCGCGGCGTGGTGAAACTCGTCCACGACGATGTAATCGAAGTGATCCCGCGGGAACCGGCGTAGATGCGCCTGGCGGTGCAGTGTCTGCACCGAGGCGAAGACCATGTCCGCCTCTTCCTCCCGTTGCTCGGCATAGTACCGCCCGACCCGGGCCCGGGGGAGAACCCGCTGGAAGGTGGCTTCAGCCTGCATCAGGATCTCTTCACGGTGGGCCACGAACAGCACGCGCTTGGCCCCCATCTGCCGTGCATCGAAGGCGGCGAGAAAGGTCTTGCCGAGGCCGGTGGCCATGACCACCAGACCGCGCTGAAACCCGGCCTGCCGTGTGGTCGCCAGTGCGCCCAGGGCCTGTTGCTGCTCGCTGTTGGGTTGCGCCGGGGCGGGCTCGGGCTCGTCGCTGCCGGGCGCCACGCTGGGCGTATTCGGCCGCCGGCGACGTTCATACGCCTCGATCCAGCTGTGGCTCAGCGGCGTCGCCGCCGGGTCGTGGAACAGCCGCTGGAATGCCTGGCGGATCTCGGCGAAGCCGCGGCGTCCGGAGTCGTCGGCGGCGCCGGGATCCGTTACGCGGTAGTTCCACTCCAGCCCGCTGGTCAGCGCGGTCTGACTGATGTTGCTCGACCCCACAAAGGCATCACCGCAGAGCACGCCCTGATCCGTGCGCACGAAGATGTACGCCTTCAGGTGGAAGCTTTGGCCCGCGCTTTCATAGACGCGGACATCGGCACCGGCGTCCGCCAACAACATCAGTCGCCGCAGGGCGGCCGGGTCAGTGACGTCCAGGTAATCGCTGGTGAGGATGCGCACGCGTGCGTACGGCTGCTCTTCCAGTCGGCGGGCGAGTGCCTGGAACAGCAGCTCCAGGCCGCTTGCCTTGATGAAGGCCACGGCGAGGTCGATTTCGTCCGCGCGGTGAATCGCGTCCAGAAGTTCGCGGATCAGCGGTTGATCCGCGCCCCCGGTGATGAGGTGCGGCTGCTCGGACTGCATCGCGGGTCCCTGACGCCCAAGGTGATTGTTTTTCTCGGTCGGAAACCGAGCGCAGTCCGTGTGCTCCGTGTTCCGCGCGCCCAGGATAACCGAATGATCAGGGGGTCACGAAAACGAGCATATTCTTGCGGTCGCTGTGCGGGTCGACTGGCTGACGGGCAGCGTGTAAGGCCACTTTTCGGGGCTGTATGCTGTTGCGCTCCCTTGATGTGGAACCACCACGCCTGCGCTCGCGCGCCTTGTCGGCAAGGCGCACAACGTGAGCTCTGACACTATGTCCTGAAATGTTGGTAACTTCGTATTCAGGCCGCCGTCGCCGGGGGAGGCGATGTACCTGGCTGCCTGGAAATCAGCTGCATGTGGCGTGCAGGCGCCAAGGAGTTTCCCGTGTGCGGCCGTTACGCGTTCTACGATTCCCGTCGACGCATCGCCGAATTGCTCCACTTGGACTCTGACGAGCCGGAGTTCACTCCGCACTACAACATCACCCCGGGAACTCATCCGCCCGTGGTCTGGCAGGACGATGATGGTCTCCAGCTTCGGCAGTGCCTGTGGGGGTTCCGCCCTCCCTGGGCCGGCGACGACGCACCGCGCCCCATCAACGCCCGCGCCGAGAAGGTTGCCACGTCCCCTTTCTTCCGTCATGCGTTTGCGCGCCACCGGTGCCTGGTGCCGGCCAACGGTTGGTTCGAATGGCAAACCCGGGAAGGTAAGGGCAAGGTCCCTCACTACATCACGCACGCCGAGAATGGCGAACTGCTGATGTTCGCCGGAATCTATGATCCTCAGCGCGAAGACAAGGAGGCCAACTTCGCCATCATCACCCAGCCCGCCGCGACGCCGATCGCCCACATCCATCCGCGAATGCCGCTTGTGCTTGACCCCGGGTCATATGGCGCCTGGCTCGACCCTTCACTGACCGAGCGCGATGCCATCAAGGCGGCGGTCCGGTCGCGCAACGCGGGGGAACTGCTCCACTGGGCTGTGAGCACCCGGGTGAACAAGCCCGATAACGATGATGCGGGTATTATCTCGAACGAGGAGTGATCCCCGTCTCTTCGGAACATGAACGATCCGAAGACGGTGAGAAGCACATGCTGTCCCGTCGCGTTAGCGCAGGGTGCTGGTGCCCATGGCCCGGATGCCCGCTGACCACTGTGCTGTGCGCCGATCGTCGGCGGGTGGCTCAGGGCTCGTCAGGGTACTGCAACGCCCACTGGGTTCGCAGTTCATCCATGGTTGCAGCGATGGCGACGGATTCGGCCAGGGGCATGGTCGGGTGCTCCTTGCGCCCGCGTCGCACCATGTCGGCAACCTCCCGGGCCTCGTGGCCGTAGCCGTTTCCGGTCACCGGGTGGTATTGGTGGTTCGTCTCGCCATTGTTGCGAGTGAGCGAAACGCACTCCGGTCGGAAGAAAGGTGCTTGCAGCGTGAGACGTCCTTGAGTTCCGCAAAGGACCGCCTGCTGTGGGGTGTTCAGTTCCAGTGCACCGAAGAGTTGGGCAACAGCTCCGCTGCCGTATGCCAGGGTGTAGGCGCTGTGCCCGTCGACGCCGGTCTCCGTCCAGCGTGCCCTCCCGTACACATTGGTGGGGCGGCCGAGGGCCTTATGAGCCAGGGCGATGGTGTACACGCCCACGTCCAGTAGTGCGCCCCCGCCCAGCGCGGGGTTGAACAGTCGACTGTCCGGTGCCAACGGGACATCGATACCGAAATCCGCAAAC
The DNA window shown above is from Aquisalimonas sp. 2447 and carries:
- a CDS encoding bifunctional 2-polyprenyl-6-hydroxyphenol methylase/3-demethylubiquinol 3-O-methyltransferase UbiG — translated: MPRADDLKPHVAPYSERAREFFQQYESIRFEEAHAPWLQCMPESPGLALDVGSGSGRDARALAARGWRVTAVEPAAGLRDLAVAATRDVSGVEWVDSALPELAGVAPEGDGFGLILLSAVWMHLVPEAGPRAMLRLAELLAPQGVVVMTLRHGPSPDERQFHPCDREVLEELARKCGLAVRFENRADDQLGRDGVRWETVVLGWS
- a CDS encoding DUF3427 domain-containing protein, with the translated sequence MQSEQPHLITGGADQPLIRELLDAIHRADEIDLAVAFIKASGLELLFQALARRLEEQPYARVRILTSDYLDVTDPAALRRLMLLADAGADVRVYESAGQSFHLKAYIFVRTDQGVLCGDAFVGSSNISQTALTSGLEWNYRVTDPGAADDSGRRGFAEIRQAFQRLFHDPAATPLSHSWIEAYERRRRPNTPSVAPGSDEPEPAPAQPNSEQQQALGALATTRQAGFQRGLVVMATGLGKTFLAAFDARQMGAKRVLFVAHREEILMQAEATFQRVLPRARVGRYYAEQREEEADMVFASVQTLHRQAHLRRFPRDHFDYIVVDEFHHAAAGTYRRLLQHFAPSFLLGLTATPDRSDQADILALCDDNLVYTRNLFDGVRSNLLCPFSYYGIFDENVDYEEIPWRNGRFDPATLSTRLATLARARHALREWRDKAGHRTLAFCVSTSHADFMAEQFAGAGVSAVAVHSRSAINRHEAVDQLRNGATQVIFSVDLFNEGVDVPDIDTVMMLRPTDSKVLFLQQIGRGLRPAPNKERLTILDFIGNHRGFLNKPQALFEVAGTRSALAAFAERAEKQTIELPPGCYVNYDLQLIEFLKSLNPSGIADEYDGLKASMGRRPTLLEFYRSGIAMEQLRRQYGSWWAFVDECGDLDSTEQACLAAHGDFFREVETTAMTKSFKMVLLEALLEIDGFQDPPTVDALATASLDVLRRRPDLAADLEGQFDALDSIDPEAWRAYWQRNPINAWTGGNQGKQKQSWFTLREGRFTPARVVASEQLDAFAAMLQEIVDYRLARYREQRLPHTPEGSGTVVPFPGASSRPELPYFPNIRVACGHFKSGRADAEEYRTVGPGHGRIDPERHFIARASGESMNGGRNPVHDGDYLLLEHVTPGSAGSITGDTVVIERQDETGDSQYLLRVVTKAADGRYVLKATNPDYDDVIADDSMRSRARLRAVLDPLELAVGQWLMREDIPELFGTTFNPGSWNSGHIVLPEQKAHVLLVTLNKQGKGEDHRYQDYFIDERTFHWQTQNSTTPQSKRGRVIIEHTRRGITIHLFVRENKLGPDGKAAPFQYLGPVDYESHTGTAPMSVTLRLQG
- a CDS encoding SOS response-associated peptidase gives rise to the protein MWRAGAKEFPVCGRYAFYDSRRRIAELLHLDSDEPEFTPHYNITPGTHPPVVWQDDDGLQLRQCLWGFRPPWAGDDAPRPINARAEKVATSPFFRHAFARHRCLVPANGWFEWQTREGKGKVPHYITHAENGELLMFAGIYDPQREDKEANFAIITQPAATPIAHIHPRMPLVLDPGSYGAWLDPSLTERDAIKAAVRSRNAGELLHWAVSTRVNKPDNDDAGIISNEE
- a CDS encoding Gfo/Idh/MocA family protein encodes the protein MREDTFCWGIVGTGRIATIFAEDIQQEPGMEVTAVVSRSRDRGHAFAQSQRLRATVTDSINALTSSGNIDAIYIATPHSDHLPATMAALQSEYPVLCEKPMGLNVAQVTALADLAQKRGVFLMEAMWSRFLPAMNAFMTLLRQGAIGEPRALFADFGIDVPLAPDSRLFNPALGGGALLDVGVYTIALAHKALGRPTNVYGRARWTETGVDGHSAYTLAYGSGAVAQLFGALELNTPQQAVLCGTQGRLTLQAPFFRPECVSLTRNNGETNHQYHPVTGNGYGHEAREVADMVRRGRKEHPTMPLAESVAIAATMDELRTQWALQYPDEP